A genomic stretch from Schaalia odontolytica includes:
- the cysE gene encoding serine O-acetyltransferase, translating to MKLTVNALSKTLSRALPTKALGLFREDLVTAHRRDPAATSALEIALTYPGVHALWTHRVSHALWTHGARTPARALSSLARAFTGVDIHPEARIGRRVFIDHATGVVIGQTAEVGNDVVIFHGVTLGGVAMRPGKRHPTVGDHVMIGAGAKVLGPINVGTGVKIGANAVVVKDVPCGNVAIGVPARLLPKPEKDTHDRDLIVDPNCMFEEPALYI from the coding sequence GTGAAGCTCACCGTTAACGCCCTGTCGAAGACCCTGTCGCGCGCCCTGCCCACCAAGGCGCTCGGGCTCTTCCGTGAGGACCTTGTGACGGCGCATCGCCGCGACCCTGCGGCCACCTCCGCCCTGGAGATCGCACTGACCTACCCGGGTGTGCATGCACTGTGGACACACCGCGTCTCGCACGCACTGTGGACCCATGGTGCCCGCACCCCCGCCCGGGCCCTGTCCTCCCTCGCCCGCGCGTTCACCGGCGTTGACATTCACCCCGAGGCACGGATCGGTCGACGCGTCTTCATCGACCACGCAACGGGCGTCGTCATCGGCCAGACGGCCGAAGTCGGCAACGATGTCGTTATCTTCCACGGCGTCACCCTGGGTGGAGTAGCCATGAGGCCGGGCAAGCGCCACCCCACCGTCGGCGACCACGTCATGATCGGTGCCGGAGCGAAGGTCCTCGGCCCCATCAACGTGGGCACGGGCGTCAAGATCGGCGCGAATGCGGTCGTCGTCAAGGACGTGCCCTGCGGAAACGTCGCGATCGGAGTGCCCGCGCGCCTGCTTCCCAAGCCCGAAAAGGACACCCACGATCGCGACCTGATTGTCGATCCGAACTGCATGTTCGAGGAACCAGCCCTCTACATCTGA
- a CDS encoding GNAT family N-acetyltransferase — translation MEARTLHAPLDALSAANRPQGIEIATLTTFDIPALAVLTLEAYDDAVTPEALLETSEELRLTFEGAFGATTEDSFIGAWDGGTLIGAILVVRESPWDDAPDGPFVVDLIVAPDYRRRGIATALVSEVASRCSQWGFDTLTLRLDTRHGGAHELYSVLGFEEIA, via the coding sequence ATGGAAGCTCGAACTCTACATGCCCCACTGGACGCGTTGTCAGCGGCGAATCGGCCCCAGGGTATTGAGATCGCCACGCTCACAACATTCGACATCCCCGCGCTCGCGGTGCTCACCCTCGAGGCGTACGACGACGCCGTCACGCCAGAGGCGCTCTTGGAAACCTCCGAAGAGCTACGCCTGACGTTTGAGGGCGCATTCGGGGCCACCACGGAAGACTCGTTCATCGGCGCGTGGGACGGAGGGACGCTCATCGGAGCGATCCTCGTCGTGCGCGAATCCCCCTGGGATGACGCGCCGGACGGCCCCTTCGTGGTCGACCTGATCGTCGCCCCCGACTACCGCAGGCGCGGCATCGCAACCGCCCTCGTGTCCGAGGTTGCGTCGCGATGCTCGCAGTGGGGATTCGACACCCTCACCCTGCGTCTCGATACGCGCCACGGCGGGGCACACGAACTCTACTCGGTCCTCGGATTCGAAGAGATCGCCTGA
- a CDS encoding Fpg/Nei family DNA glycosylase, which translates to MPEGDAVRRLAGTLDELFVGGTVSASSPQGRFASSAALLDGWVMQRVRVHGKHMFIGFVPPTPGETYEAGVALLEGAAAGSGEPLLGEEAPWPDRWVHIHLGLYGWWRFNGDETVVDEGHGVAHRIPNIPKGEWNGHSETRWGEGFGEAKAGEWEPPEPVGAVRLRLFNDHAVADLVGPNRCDLITDEERIKAEAKLGPDPLDAGARDDREAMDRFASVAHAKKRAIGEIVMDQSIIAGVGNIYRADALFLAGISPHRKGANISLKRLRELWVLVCDLMNRGLAAGRLDTMDPQEAPNPPIEGDEEASRWYAYHRTDRPCLRCGTPIREALMQNRRLFWCPSCQR; encoded by the coding sequence ATGCCTGAAGGCGATGCAGTCCGTCGCCTAGCCGGTACCCTCGACGAGCTTTTCGTCGGGGGTACCGTCTCGGCTTCGTCCCCGCAGGGGCGCTTTGCGTCTTCCGCGGCCCTCCTGGACGGGTGGGTCATGCAGCGGGTTCGCGTGCACGGCAAGCACATGTTCATTGGCTTCGTCCCGCCCACCCCGGGGGAGACATACGAGGCCGGGGTGGCCCTCCTGGAAGGTGCCGCTGCAGGCAGCGGGGAACCCCTTCTCGGTGAGGAAGCCCCCTGGCCCGATCGGTGGGTACACATCCACCTGGGCTTGTACGGATGGTGGCGTTTTAACGGCGACGAGACCGTCGTTGACGAGGGCCACGGCGTCGCCCACCGCATTCCCAACATCCCGAAGGGGGAGTGGAACGGTCATTCCGAAACCCGCTGGGGCGAGGGATTTGGAGAGGCCAAGGCGGGGGAGTGGGAGCCGCCGGAGCCGGTCGGAGCCGTGCGCCTGCGCCTGTTCAACGACCACGCTGTCGCCGACCTGGTGGGGCCGAACCGCTGCGACCTGATCACCGACGAGGAGCGTATCAAGGCGGAGGCGAAGCTGGGACCGGACCCCTTGGATGCCGGGGCCCGAGATGATCGCGAGGCGATGGATCGTTTCGCCAGCGTCGCCCACGCCAAGAAGCGCGCGATCGGCGAGATCGTCATGGATCAGTCGATCATCGCGGGCGTGGGAAACATCTACCGCGCCGACGCGCTGTTCCTTGCGGGCATCTCTCCGCACCGAAAGGGAGCCAACATTTCGCTCAAGCGCCTGCGCGAGCTGTGGGTCCTCGTCTGCGACCTCATGAACCGCGGCCTGGCCGCTGGTCGCCTCGACACGATGGACCCGCAGGAGGCACCCAACCCGCCCATCGAGGGCGACGAGGAGGCCTCGCGTTGGTATGCGTACCACCGCACCGATCGGCCGTGTCTGCGGTGCGGGACGCCGATCCGTGAGGCGCTCATGCAGAACCGACGCCTGTTCTGGTGTCCGTCCTGCCAGCGCTGA
- a CDS encoding leucine--tRNA ligase, producing MSENPHSAPAQRYTAELAGQIETKWQDRWEELGTFHADNPTGDLAGPLASRNPYFILDMFPYPSGKGLHVGHPLGYIATDTLARYRRMLGDNVLYTMGYDAFGLPAEQYAVQTGQHPAITTNQNIANMRRQLRRMGLSHDSRRSFATTDIEYVHWTQWIFLQVFNSWFDPEATAPDGSQGAARPITELIAKLESGEIRPEDGSDYNSLDRAARAKVIDSYRLAYVSEAPVNWCPGLGTVLANEEVTADGRSERGNYPVFKRNLRQWMMRITAYGKRLSDDLDTIDWPEKVRTMQRNWIGRSEGATVRFDVPGAREAGASLDSLDVYTTRPDTLFGATFMVVAPEHPILGGTVGGDAADEAALTVPAAWPEGTKDAWTGGAASPKQAVSAYRAQAAAKSEAERADDERTKTGVFTGLMGIDPVNGRAVPIFVADYVLWGYGTGAIMAVPAHDDRDWAFARAYDLDVVRTIGPASDPYGHDLEAGAYTGDGVAVDSANDEIDLNGLAKDEAKAAMIEWLVAKGLGHATVTYRLRDWLFSRQRYWGEPFPIVWDEDGVAHGLPEDMLPVELPEVSDYSPRTFDPDDADSSPEAPLGRAEEWVNVTLDLGEGPKKYRRETNTMPQWAGSCWYEMRYTDPTNSDRFAGEENLAYWMGPREGKVSGGTDMYVGGVEHAVLHLLYSRFWQKVLFDLGHVPDSEPYHTLFNQGYVQAYAYTDERGQYVPADEVEGDETSGFTYKGEPVNREYGKMGKSLKNIVTPDEMYDAYGADVFRVYEMSMGPLDLSRPWETRAVVGSQRFLQRLWRNAVDEETGDLTVTDEPADDKTRRLVARTIAEVTEDYENLRINTAISKLIVLNNHLTSLDAVPRDAIEPLILMLAPVAPHLCEELWSLLGHEDSLARVPFPVVEDSSLLVEDTVTAVVQVNGKVKARIEVAPSISEADLIAAALAESPIVKALDGSEPLKVIARAPKLVNVVVKK from the coding sequence ATGAGCGAAAATCCGCACAGTGCCCCTGCTCAGCGCTATACCGCTGAGCTCGCAGGTCAGATTGAGACGAAGTGGCAGGACCGCTGGGAGGAGCTGGGCACTTTCCACGCGGACAACCCCACGGGTGATCTGGCCGGGCCGCTGGCCTCCCGCAACCCCTACTTCATCCTCGATATGTTCCCCTACCCCTCGGGTAAGGGCCTGCACGTGGGTCACCCGCTGGGCTACATTGCGACCGACACGCTGGCGCGTTACCGCCGCATGTTGGGCGACAACGTCCTGTACACGATGGGTTACGACGCCTTCGGCCTGCCCGCCGAGCAGTACGCCGTTCAGACCGGCCAGCACCCGGCCATCACCACGAACCAGAACATCGCGAACATGCGCCGCCAGCTGCGCCGCATGGGCCTGTCCCACGACTCGCGCCGCTCCTTTGCCACGACCGACATCGAGTACGTGCACTGGACGCAGTGGATCTTCCTGCAGGTCTTCAACTCCTGGTTCGACCCCGAGGCCACGGCGCCCGACGGCTCCCAGGGCGCGGCGCGCCCGATCACCGAGCTGATCGCCAAGCTCGAGTCCGGCGAGATTCGCCCCGAGGACGGCTCTGACTACAACTCGCTCGATCGCGCCGCCCGTGCGAAGGTCATCGACTCCTATCGCCTCGCCTACGTGTCTGAAGCTCCCGTCAACTGGTGCCCCGGCCTGGGCACGGTTCTGGCAAACGAAGAGGTCACCGCCGATGGCCGTTCCGAGCGCGGCAACTACCCGGTGTTCAAGCGCAACCTGCGCCAGTGGATGATGCGCATTACCGCCTACGGTAAGCGTCTCTCCGACGACCTCGACACGATCGACTGGCCCGAGAAGGTGCGCACCATGCAGCGCAATTGGATCGGCCGCTCCGAGGGAGCGACCGTCCGCTTCGACGTGCCCGGCGCGCGCGAGGCCGGTGCCTCCCTCGACTCCCTGGATGTCTATACGACGCGTCCAGACACGCTGTTCGGCGCGACCTTCATGGTCGTGGCTCCCGAGCACCCGATCCTCGGAGGAACCGTCGGCGGCGACGCGGCTGACGAGGCCGCCCTCACCGTGCCCGCCGCCTGGCCCGAGGGTACGAAGGACGCGTGGACGGGCGGCGCTGCCTCCCCGAAGCAGGCCGTGAGCGCCTACCGCGCCCAGGCCGCAGCGAAGTCCGAGGCCGAGCGCGCAGACGACGAACGCACCAAGACCGGCGTGTTCACCGGCCTGATGGGCATCGACCCCGTCAACGGTCGCGCGGTCCCGATCTTCGTCGCCGACTACGTCCTGTGGGGCTACGGCACCGGCGCCATCATGGCCGTGCCCGCCCACGACGACCGCGACTGGGCCTTCGCGCGCGCCTACGACCTTGACGTTGTGCGCACGATCGGCCCCGCTTCCGACCCCTACGGTCACGACCTCGAGGCTGGCGCGTACACGGGTGACGGCGTGGCCGTGGACTCCGCGAACGACGAGATCGACCTGAACGGCCTGGCCAAGGACGAGGCTAAGGCCGCCATGATCGAGTGGCTTGTCGCCAAGGGCCTGGGCCACGCCACCGTCACCTACCGCCTGCGTGACTGGCTTTTCAGCCGCCAGCGCTACTGGGGCGAGCCTTTCCCGATCGTGTGGGACGAGGATGGTGTCGCGCATGGCCTGCCCGAGGACATGCTTCCCGTCGAGCTGCCCGAGGTCAGCGACTACAGCCCGCGCACCTTCGACCCGGACGACGCCGACTCCTCGCCCGAGGCCCCGCTCGGCCGCGCCGAGGAATGGGTGAATGTCACTCTGGACCTGGGCGAGGGACCCAAGAAGTACCGCCGCGAGACCAACACGATGCCCCAGTGGGCGGGCTCGTGCTGGTACGAGATGCGCTACACCGACCCGACGAACTCTGATCGTTTCGCCGGTGAGGAAAACCTCGCCTACTGGATGGGCCCGCGCGAAGGCAAGGTCAGCGGCGGCACCGACATGTACGTCGGCGGCGTCGAGCACGCCGTGCTGCACCTGCTCTACTCGCGCTTCTGGCAGAAGGTCCTCTTCGACCTGGGCCACGTGCCGGACTCCGAGCCCTACCACACGCTCTTCAACCAGGGCTACGTCCAGGCCTACGCCTACACGGACGAGCGCGGCCAGTACGTGCCCGCCGACGAGGTTGAGGGCGACGAGACGAGCGGCTTCACCTACAAGGGCGAGCCCGTTAATCGCGAGTACGGCAAGATGGGCAAGTCCCTGAAGAACATCGTCACGCCCGACGAGATGTACGACGCCTACGGTGCCGACGTCTTCCGTGTGTACGAGATGAGCATGGGGCCCCTCGATCTGTCGCGCCCGTGGGAGACCCGCGCCGTCGTCGGCTCCCAGCGCTTCCTGCAGCGCCTGTGGCGTAACGCGGTCGACGAGGAAACCGGCGATCTCACGGTCACGGACGAGCCCGCGGACGACAAGACTCGTCGCCTCGTGGCCCGTACGATCGCCGAGGTCACCGAAGATTATGAGAACCTGCGTATCAACACCGCGATCTCCAAGCTCATCGTCCTCAACAACCACCTGACCAGCCTGGACGCCGTCCCGCGCGACGCCATCGAGCCCCTGATCCTCATGCTTGCCCCGGTCGCCCCGCACCTGTGCGAGGAGCTGTGGAGCCTGCTGGGTCACGAGGATTCCCTCGCCCGCGTTCCTTTCCCGGTCGTCGAGGATTCCTCGCTCCTGGTCGAAGACACGGTCACCGCCGTCGTCCAGGTCAACGGCAAGGTGAAGGCGCGCATCGAGGTCGCCCCCTCCATCTCCGAGGCCGACCTCATCGCGGCAGCCCTGGCCGAGTCCCCGATCGTGAAGGCCCTCGACGGCAGCGAGCCCCTCAAGGTGATCGCTCGCGCGCCGAAGCTGGTCAACGTCGTCGTCAAGAAGTGA
- a CDS encoding HIT family protein: MSTVFENIISGTWSGRFVWADDLCVAFATIEPTSPGHVLVVPRTPYESWTDAPSDVAAHLMKVARAIGLAQKSAFGVARSGLVIAGFEVPHTHLHVIPLRDESDVLLSKAAPASDDELDAAITTLREALLAAGHGAHVPSSMKSAALD; encoded by the coding sequence ATGAGCACCGTCTTCGAAAACATCATCTCCGGCACCTGGTCCGGTCGCTTCGTGTGGGCCGACGATCTGTGCGTCGCCTTCGCGACGATCGAACCGACCTCGCCCGGGCACGTCCTCGTCGTTCCTCGCACTCCCTACGAGTCCTGGACCGACGCTCCCTCCGACGTGGCCGCGCACCTGATGAAGGTGGCACGCGCAATCGGGCTGGCCCAGAAGTCGGCTTTCGGCGTGGCGCGGTCGGGCCTCGTCATCGCAGGCTTCGAGGTGCCGCACACGCACCTGCACGTCATCCCTCTGCGCGACGAGTCCGACGTGCTGCTCTCGAAGGCGGCACCGGCGAGCGACGACGAGCTCGATGCCGCGATCACGACGCTGCGTGAGGCTCTGCTGGCGGCTGGTCACGGCGCTCACGTGCCTTCGTCGATGAAGTCCGCCGCTCTCGACTGA
- a CDS encoding metal-dependent transcriptional regulator, which translates to MSDASSAYSAVVEDILKLVWGAEEAGRDGVKPKDVSEHMGVVPSTATENIQRLARQGLVTHERYGRVRLTPQGRAVALGMVRRHRLLETYLHEALGFSWDEVHEEAEILEHAVSDRLLNRLDRVLGYPSRDPHGDPIPRADGTSDDVAGYPLDTLEVSAGGVIDRLPDRDPDALRAWEEAGLVPGARITVVASGGEGVTVLLEDGNMLILDPAQASGVVVRD; encoded by the coding sequence ATGTCGGACGCGTCGAGCGCATATTCAGCGGTCGTGGAGGACATCCTGAAGCTCGTGTGGGGTGCCGAGGAAGCCGGCCGCGACGGCGTCAAGCCTAAGGACGTCTCCGAACACATGGGGGTCGTACCCTCGACTGCGACCGAGAATATCCAGCGCCTGGCCCGCCAAGGCCTCGTCACCCACGAGCGATACGGCCGTGTGCGCCTCACCCCGCAGGGGCGCGCCGTCGCCCTGGGAATGGTGCGCCGCCATCGCCTGCTTGAAACATACCTGCACGAGGCCCTGGGATTCTCCTGGGACGAGGTGCACGAAGAAGCAGAGATTCTCGAACACGCTGTCTCCGACCGTCTTCTCAACCGCCTCGACCGCGTACTCGGCTACCCGAGCCGCGACCCGCACGGGGACCCAATCCCGCGCGCCGACGGAACCAGTGACGATGTCGCCGGATACCCGCTCGACACGCTCGAGGTGAGCGCAGGGGGAGTTATCGATCGACTGCCCGACCGTGATCCCGATGCGCTGCGCGCATGGGAGGAGGCAGGCCTCGTGCCCGGCGCTCGCATCACCGTCGTTGCCTCCGGGGGCGAGGGTGTGACGGTCCTCCTCGAAGACGGGAACATGCTCATCCTCGATCCGGCCCAGGCCTCGGGCGTTGTCGTGCGAGATTGA
- a CDS encoding ABC transporter ATP-binding protein, with translation MSDSQPSAPAAPIAPAGDDIALAIRGLVKIYGNLVAVADLSLDIPTGSFYGIVGPNGAGKTTTLTMATGLLTPDRGTAYVHGVDVWGDTQRARSLLGVMPDGMRLLDRLSGPDFLVHVGMLRGLDAATARERAQELLAALDLSEAGKKLIGDYSAGMTKKIALAAALIHSPRLLVLDEPFEAVDPVSAANIRQILTDYTHRGGTVILSSHVMATVQQLCTHVAIIDKGRVLVAGTTDEVAQGGDLGERFTSLVGGVHSEEGLSWLGN, from the coding sequence GTGTCCGATTCGCAGCCCTCAGCCCCTGCGGCACCCATCGCCCCCGCCGGAGACGACATCGCCCTGGCGATTCGAGGCCTCGTCAAGATCTATGGTAACCTCGTCGCCGTCGCTGACCTGTCCCTCGATATCCCCACCGGATCCTTCTATGGGATCGTTGGCCCCAACGGTGCTGGTAAGACGACGACGCTGACGATGGCCACCGGCCTGCTCACCCCTGACCGAGGCACCGCCTACGTGCATGGTGTTGACGTGTGGGGCGACACTCAGCGAGCACGAAGCCTCCTCGGTGTCATGCCCGACGGCATGCGCCTGCTTGATCGTCTCTCCGGCCCGGACTTCCTCGTCCACGTCGGAATGCTGCGCGGCCTCGATGCCGCCACCGCCCGCGAGCGCGCCCAGGAACTCCTCGCAGCCCTTGACCTGAGCGAGGCCGGCAAGAAGCTCATCGGCGACTACTCGGCCGGCATGACGAAGAAGATCGCCTTGGCCGCAGCCCTCATCCACTCCCCGCGCCTGCTCGTCCTCGATGAGCCTTTCGAGGCCGTGGATCCCGTGTCTGCGGCCAACATCCGCCAGATCCTCACCGACTACACGCATCGCGGCGGCACCGTCATCCTCTCCTCACACGTGATGGCCACCGTCCAGCAGCTGTGCACGCACGTCGCCATCATCGACAAGGGGCGCGTGCTCGTGGCCGGAACCACCGACGAGGTCGCCCAGGGTGGCGACCTGGGCGAGCGCTTCACCTCCCTGGTCGGCGGCGTCCACTCGGAGGAGGGCCTGTCGTGGTTGGGCAACTGA
- a CDS encoding peroxiredoxin, giving the protein MNALETGCKAPDFTAETTQGTLSLSDLLASSKRGVIIYFYPKASTPGCTKQACDFRDSLASLTGSGYSVIGVSADSMAALERFTEKQSLTFPLASDPDHEILQAYGAWGEKKNYGRTYVGIIRSTVVVDPDGTVAMAQYNVKATGHVGRLRKTLGID; this is encoded by the coding sequence ATGAATGCTTTGGAAACTGGCTGCAAGGCCCCCGACTTTACCGCTGAGACCACTCAGGGCACCCTGTCTCTGTCCGACCTGCTCGCTTCTTCGAAGCGTGGTGTCATCATCTACTTCTACCCGAAGGCCTCCACTCCCGGCTGCACGAAGCAGGCATGCGATTTTCGTGATTCCCTGGCCTCGCTGACCGGTTCTGGATACTCCGTCATCGGTGTGTCCGCCGACTCGATGGCTGCCCTCGAGCGCTTTACCGAGAAGCAGTCGCTTACTTTCCCGCTCGCCTCCGACCCGGATCACGAGATCCTCCAAGCCTACGGTGCGTGGGGTGAAAAGAAGAACTATGGCCGTACCTACGTGGGCATCATCCGCTCGACCGTCGTCGTTGACCCTGACGGTACGGTGGCTATGGCGCAGTACAACGTCAAGGCGACGGGTCACGTGGGTCGATTGCGGAAGACTCTCGGCATCGACTAA
- a CDS encoding methyltransferase family protein: MERSPVYNHVPDLCVLGLSGVAIALPWFFPWTILFPLSLRLVGGILIVGAALIGAVTLGALRAAATSTNPVDAPTQMLTTGAFRLSRNPLYLAYVLAVLGCALLGGSWAALACPLACFSILNWLIVPIEERAMLRAFGQEYERYRREVRRWL, from the coding sequence ATGGAGCGCAGTCCCGTGTACAACCACGTCCCCGACCTGTGCGTCCTGGGACTGAGTGGCGTGGCCATAGCCTTGCCGTGGTTTTTCCCGTGGACCATTCTTTTCCCTCTCTCACTGAGGCTGGTCGGGGGGATCCTGATCGTCGGCGCGGCTCTCATTGGCGCCGTGACGCTGGGTGCGCTGCGGGCCGCCGCGACCTCGACCAATCCGGTCGATGCGCCGACCCAGATGCTCACCACGGGAGCGTTTCGTCTGTCGCGTAACCCGCTCTACCTGGCCTATGTCCTCGCCGTCCTAGGCTGCGCGCTACTGGGTGGGTCCTGGGCCGCGCTCGCCTGCCCGCTGGCCTGTTTCTCGATTCTCAACTGGCTCATCGTCCCCATCGAGGAGCGCGCGATGCTCCGGGCATTTGGCCAGGAGTACGAGCGTTACCGCCGCGAGGTTCGGCGCTGGCTGTAA
- the mnmA gene encoding tRNA 2-thiouridine(34) synthase MnmA, with translation MRVLAALSGGVDSAVAAAKAVEAGHDVVGVHMALSSQPQECRIGSRGCCSIEDAGDAARAAEIIGIPFYVWDLASEFEQTVITDFIAQYKAGRTPNPCVRCNEFVKFRELATRARALGFDAVCTGHYAAVVDGEAGPELHRGADNLKDQSYVLAVMGPEELSRVVLPLGDAPNKAWVRSEAERLGLGVSNKPDSYDICFIPDGDTQGFLRSHLGVSEGDIVTPDGQVLGRHEGYWNYTVGQRKGLGIGAPAPDGRPRYVLETRPGSNQVVVGASELLTISRIAATDAVWLASDDDGSDPTDLFVQLRAHGTPVSVASLARDVEGGRIRVVLEGSARGVARGQSMVVYRGTRVLGEGTIDATGR, from the coding sequence ATGCGAGTTCTGGCAGCACTATCTGGCGGCGTGGATTCCGCCGTCGCCGCCGCGAAGGCGGTCGAGGCCGGGCACGACGTCGTGGGTGTCCACATGGCCCTGTCCTCCCAGCCTCAGGAATGCCGCATCGGCTCGCGCGGCTGCTGCTCGATCGAGGACGCCGGGGACGCGGCGCGTGCCGCCGAGATCATCGGCATACCGTTCTACGTGTGGGACCTAGCCAGCGAGTTCGAACAGACCGTCATCACGGACTTCATCGCCCAGTACAAGGCTGGGCGCACCCCCAACCCTTGCGTGCGATGCAACGAGTTCGTAAAGTTCCGTGAGCTGGCCACCCGCGCTCGCGCCCTCGGATTCGACGCGGTGTGCACCGGCCACTACGCCGCCGTCGTCGACGGGGAGGCCGGACCGGAGCTGCACCGTGGTGCCGACAACCTGAAAGACCAGTCCTACGTGCTGGCCGTCATGGGCCCCGAGGAGCTGTCCCGCGTGGTCCTGCCGCTGGGCGACGCCCCGAACAAAGCGTGGGTGCGATCCGAGGCCGAGCGACTGGGCCTGGGCGTGTCCAACAAGCCCGATTCTTACGACATCTGCTTCATCCCGGACGGAGATACGCAGGGCTTCCTGCGCTCGCACCTGGGAGTATCCGAGGGTGACATCGTCACGCCGGACGGACAGGTGCTGGGGCGCCACGAGGGCTATTGGAACTATACGGTTGGCCAGCGTAAGGGCCTCGGCATTGGTGCTCCCGCGCCCGACGGCCGCCCCCGCTATGTCCTCGAGACGCGGCCCGGGAGTAATCAGGTTGTCGTGGGTGCCTCCGAGCTTTTGACGATTTCGCGCATCGCGGCCACGGATGCCGTCTGGCTTGCCTCCGACGACGACGGCTCCGACCCCACCGACCTTTTCGTGCAGCTGCGCGCACACGGAACGCCCGTTTCCGTGGCGTCGTTGGCACGCGACGTGGAAGGCGGAAGAATCAGGGTCGTTCTCGAAGGAAGTGCGCGAGGCGTTGCTCGCGGCCAGTCGATGGTCGTTTACCGGGGGACTCGAGTCCTCGGCGAGGGCACCATTGACGCGACCGGGCGCTGA
- a CDS encoding cysteine desulfurase family protein gives MSVYLDHAATTPLRECALDAWTRAQRDLAASPGNPAALHFGGRRARRMLDDAREQVAAALGADIHEVIFTSGATESDALGVMAAARGMRGRDGARELIVVSGLEHDAVAHQREVASREGFEWEVLAVDAAGVSELPETMNGGAPSSWDGRLALGSMTLVSSEIGTIQPVAYFAALVHASGGLAHCDAAQAIPTLDVSFADLGLDLMSVGGHKVGAPAGVGVLVARRGIPMTTDRPGGGHERSIRSGTPDVAGACALAAALTEVVCERDSFAARAAALRAHLLAHLPHGVSSTVGEPASSSAIIHLSLPTARPEAVLMAFDMAGIAVSAGSACHAGVTRPSEIVMAMGRSEEQALGVLRVSLGHATTRDDIDAFLAALPAAIRAGAALEGIAHVRNERNEER, from the coding sequence GTGAGCGTCTACCTCGACCACGCGGCCACCACGCCGCTGCGCGAATGTGCCCTCGATGCGTGGACGCGCGCCCAGCGTGACCTGGCCGCAAGCCCTGGTAATCCCGCCGCCCTCCACTTCGGAGGGCGGCGGGCCCGTCGCATGCTCGACGACGCGCGAGAGCAGGTTGCAGCCGCCCTCGGTGCCGACATTCACGAGGTCATCTTCACCTCCGGTGCTACCGAATCGGATGCCCTGGGCGTCATGGCTGCCGCCCGAGGGATGCGCGGCCGCGACGGAGCTCGCGAGCTGATCGTCGTCTCGGGTCTCGAGCACGACGCGGTCGCCCATCAACGTGAGGTTGCCTCGCGCGAGGGCTTCGAATGGGAGGTCCTTGCCGTGGATGCGGCAGGGGTGTCGGAGCTGCCCGAGACCATGAACGGCGGCGCTCCCTCATCCTGGGATGGACGACTCGCGCTTGGCTCCATGACCCTCGTGTCCTCAGAGATCGGCACGATCCAACCCGTCGCGTACTTTGCAGCCCTCGTTCACGCCAGTGGAGGCCTCGCACACTGCGACGCTGCCCAAGCAATCCCGACCCTGGACGTGTCCTTCGCTGATCTCGGCCTGGATCTCATGAGTGTGGGTGGACACAAGGTCGGCGCGCCCGCGGGTGTTGGCGTTCTCGTCGCCCGTCGCGGCATCCCCATGACGACCGACCGTCCCGGCGGCGGCCACGAGCGCTCAATCCGGTCGGGCACGCCCGACGTCGCGGGTGCCTGCGCGCTCGCCGCAGCCCTGACCGAGGTGGTCTGCGAGCGCGACTCCTTCGCCGCCCGCGCGGCAGCCCTGCGCGCTCATCTGCTGGCCCACCTGCCCCACGGCGTGAGTTCGACGGTGGGGGAGCCGGCCTCGTCGAGCGCTATCATCCATCTGTCCCTGCCCACTGCGCGCCCCGAGGCCGTCCTCATGGCCTTCGACATGGCAGGCATCGCCGTATCCGCCGGGTCTGCCTGTCATGCGGGGGTCACACGCCCCTCCGAGATCGTCATGGCGATGGGCCGAAGCGAGGAACAAGCCCTCGGTGTCCTGCGCGTGTCCCTCGGCCACGCGACGACCCGTGACGACATCGACGCCTTCCTGGCGGCGCTGCCCGCCGCGATTCGCGCCGGCGCGGCACTGGAGGGCATCGCCCACGTGCGCAACGAACGAAACGAGGAACGCTAG